From the genome of Candidatus Methylacidiphilales bacterium, one region includes:
- a CDS encoding bifunctional UDP-3-O-[3-hydroxymyristoyl] N-acetylglucosamine deacetylase/3-hydroxyacyl-ACP dehydratase encodes MPVIYQTTIEKEASLKGSSLHTGGTVTLTLKPAEANSGYTFKRIDLPDAPTINVAVENVKQVERATTISEGAVKIHTIEHLTSALRGLGIDNALIEMDSNEPPIGDGSSDLFVQLIDKAGKKELTIPRTYFELKEPVYVYGKDDSYMVALPHDSFKVTCTNANHTGYFTQFFSVEVNPETYRSEISKARTFVFYEEVQPLLEKGLIKGGSLENAIVIRGESILSKDPLRYREEFVRHKILDVIGDLSLFPIHLKAHIIAAKPSHALNVELAKAIAKEYKRYLNQLMPIEYIPVGEGALDIQEVMNILPHRYPFLMVDRILKFEGDSRATGCKNVSINEPFFQGHFPGHPLMPGVLQLEAMAQVASLLLLRRADNVGRIGFFMSADKVKFRKPVVPGDTLIIQVELVKMRGKIGKAVGQCTVNGELVSEGELSFVVQ; translated from the coding sequence ATGCCTGTCATTTATCAGACCACGATTGAGAAGGAAGCGTCCCTTAAAGGCTCTTCGCTGCACACCGGGGGCACGGTCACTCTGACCCTCAAACCCGCCGAAGCCAACAGCGGCTACACTTTCAAAAGAATCGACCTGCCGGACGCCCCGACCATCAACGTGGCCGTGGAAAATGTCAAACAGGTGGAACGGGCCACCACGATCAGCGAGGGTGCTGTCAAGATCCACACCATCGAACACCTGACCTCCGCCCTGCGCGGCTTGGGCATCGACAATGCGCTCATTGAAATGGACTCGAATGAACCGCCGATTGGAGACGGCAGTTCGGACCTTTTTGTGCAGCTCATCGACAAGGCCGGGAAAAAGGAGCTCACCATCCCACGCACGTATTTCGAGCTCAAGGAACCGGTTTATGTTTATGGCAAGGACGACTCCTACATGGTCGCCCTGCCTCACGACAGCTTCAAGGTGACCTGCACCAACGCGAACCATACCGGATATTTCACCCAGTTTTTCAGCGTGGAGGTGAATCCCGAAACCTACCGTTCCGAGATTTCCAAGGCGCGCACTTTTGTTTTTTACGAGGAGGTGCAACCCCTGCTCGAAAAAGGCCTCATCAAGGGCGGCAGCCTGGAAAACGCCATTGTCATCCGCGGCGAAAGCATCCTGAGCAAGGACCCGCTGCGTTATCGCGAAGAATTTGTCAGGCACAAGATTCTGGACGTCATCGGGGATCTTTCCCTGTTCCCGATCCATCTCAAGGCGCACATTATCGCCGCCAAGCCCAGCCACGCCCTCAACGTCGAACTGGCCAAGGCCATCGCGAAGGAATACAAGCGCTACCTCAACCAATTGATGCCGATCGAGTACATCCCGGTCGGCGAAGGCGCCCTGGACATCCAGGAGGTGATGAATATCCTGCCGCACCGCTACCCCTTCCTCATGGTGGACCGGATTCTGAAATTCGAGGGCGACAGCCGCGCCACCGGCTGCAAAAACGTGTCGATCAACGAACCCTTTTTTCAGGGCCACTTTCCCGGCCATCCGCTCATGCCGGGAGTCCTGCAATTGGAAGCCATGGCCCAGGTGGCCAGCCTTCTCCTCCTGCGCCGCGCGGACAACGTCGGCCGGATCGGATTTTTCATGAGCGCCGACAAGGTCAAGTTCCGGAAGCCCGTCGTGCCGGGCGACACTCTTATCATTCAGGTGGAGCTTGTCAAAATGCGCGGAAAAATCGGCAAGGCGGTCGGCCAGTGCACCGTCAACGGCGAACTTGTCTCGGAAGGCGAACTCAGTTTTGTGGTCCAATAA
- a CDS encoding ABC transporter substrate-binding protein: protein MSRTSGQVLVLAVLALGVLPFQQTWGAEAVIKVGEYASLSGGTASFGSASHKGTVLAVEEINAAGGVLGKQIQLITEDTQSKAGEASTAVRKLISQDKVVAILGEIASSRSLEAAPICQEAKIPMISPGSTNPKVTEVGDYIFRICFIDPFQGTVMAKFALDSLKVKNVAVLTDVKQDYSVGLAQFFREYLTAHGGVVAKEQSYSSGDKDFRAQLTSIKSSKPEAVFLPGYYNEVALIVKQAEQLGLKVPFLGGDGWDSSSLVEIGGQSMEGQYFSNHFSPEDNAPQIQSFVKNFQTKYNQTPDAMAALGYDSARFLADAIRRAGSTDPVKLRDALASTKNFGGVTGSITINAQRNATKSADILVIKGGKFKFMQTVAP, encoded by the coding sequence ATGAGTCGCACTTCGGGTCAGGTTCTGGTCTTGGCAGTTTTGGCCTTGGGGGTTCTCCCCTTTCAACAAACATGGGGCGCGGAGGCTGTAATCAAAGTGGGTGAGTATGCTTCTCTCAGCGGCGGCACCGCGTCCTTTGGCAGCGCCTCGCACAAAGGAACTGTTTTGGCGGTTGAAGAAATCAACGCAGCAGGCGGTGTGCTGGGCAAACAGATCCAATTGATTACGGAAGACACCCAATCCAAGGCGGGGGAAGCTTCGACCGCTGTGCGTAAATTGATTTCCCAGGATAAAGTCGTCGCCATCCTCGGCGAAATCGCCTCATCCCGTTCGCTGGAAGCCGCGCCCATTTGCCAGGAAGCCAAAATTCCGATGATTTCACCGGGATCGACAAACCCCAAAGTTACCGAGGTTGGAGACTATATTTTCCGGATCTGTTTTATTGATCCGTTTCAGGGCACGGTCATGGCGAAGTTCGCCCTCGACTCGCTCAAGGTCAAAAATGTGGCGGTCTTGACCGATGTGAAACAGGATTACAGCGTCGGCCTTGCCCAGTTTTTCAGGGAATACCTAACGGCGCATGGCGGTGTGGTCGCGAAGGAACAAAGTTACAGCAGCGGCGACAAGGATTTTCGTGCGCAACTCACCTCGATCAAATCCAGCAAACCCGAAGCGGTTTTCCTGCCCGGCTATTATAATGAGGTGGCGCTCATCGTCAAACAGGCCGAACAATTGGGCCTGAAAGTGCCGTTCCTCGGCGGCGACGGATGGGATTCGTCGTCCCTGGTGGAAATCGGCGGCCAATCCATGGAAGGCCAGTATTTTTCCAACCATTTTTCTCCTGAGGACAATGCGCCTCAAATCCAGTCTTTTGTAAAAAATTTCCAGACGAAGTACAACCAGACTCCCGATGCGATGGCCGCTCTCGGTTATGATTCCGCCCGGTTTCTGGCCGACGCAATCCGCCGCGCGGGATCGACCGATCCTGTGAAGCTGCGAGATGCGCTGGCCTCGACCAAGAATTTTGGCGGCGTCACCGGTTCCATCACCATCAACGCGCAACGCAACGCCACCAAGTCCGCCGACATTCTCGTCATCAAGGGCGGAAAGTTCAAATTCATGCAAACGGTTGCGCCGTAA
- a CDS encoding branched-chain amino acid ABC transporter permease yields MDITQFIQQLVNGLSLGAIYALIALGYTMVYGVLRFINFAHGDIYMLGAFFGLGLAPRMQRIFPGSHSIPGALAILIASMLLCAAIGVLIERLVYRPLRDRPRLTVLITAIGVSLFIQNVTQLLCGADPKAFPELIPVRAIEGLGDLTVLTSQATVILVTLILLFGLHFIVQKTKLGMAMRALSLNPTACLLVGVNNNTVISFTFALGSALAAAAGILVALDSPSIEPMMGNVPGIKAFVAAVLGGIGNIPGAALGGLIIGVTETLVVGYVSPAFRDAIAFAILILILLFKPDGLLGKSEREKV; encoded by the coding sequence ATGGACATCACCCAGTTTATTCAGCAGCTTGTCAACGGCCTTTCCCTGGGGGCCATCTATGCCCTCATCGCCCTTGGATACACGATGGTGTATGGCGTGCTCCGGTTCATCAATTTCGCGCATGGCGACATCTACATGCTGGGCGCATTTTTTGGATTGGGCCTTGCGCCCAGGATGCAGCGCATCTTTCCCGGCAGCCATTCCATTCCCGGAGCATTGGCCATTTTAATTGCGTCCATGTTGCTATGCGCCGCAATCGGCGTCCTGATCGAACGGCTCGTGTATCGGCCCCTGCGCGATCGTCCCCGGCTGACGGTGCTGATCACGGCCATCGGCGTTTCCCTGTTCATCCAGAACGTGACCCAGTTGCTCTGCGGCGCCGACCCCAAGGCCTTTCCCGAATTGATCCCGGTCCGCGCGATTGAAGGGCTGGGGGATTTGACGGTGCTGACCTCACAGGCCACGGTGATTTTGGTCACACTCATTCTGCTCTTTGGCCTGCATTTTATTGTTCAAAAAACAAAGTTAGGTATGGCCATGCGCGCGCTTTCATTGAACCCGACCGCCTGCCTGCTCGTCGGCGTCAACAACAACACGGTCATCTCGTTTACGTTCGCATTGGGGTCCGCCCTGGCGGCGGCAGCCGGGATTCTGGTGGCGCTGGATTCGCCTTCGATTGAGCCCATGATGGGGAATGTGCCGGGCATCAAGGCCTTTGTTGCGGCGGTGCTGGGCGGCATCGGCAACATCCCGGGCGCGGCCCTGGGCGGGCTGATCATCGGCGTCACGGAAACCCTGGTGGTGGGTTATGTTTCGCCCGCATTCCGCGATGCCATCGCCTTTGCCATCTTGATTCTTATTTTGTTGTTCAAGCCGGACGGGTTGCTTGGCAAGTCTGAACGGGAGAAAGTCTGA